One Gloeomargarita sp. SKYB120 genomic region harbors:
- a CDS encoding glycoside hydrolase family 57 protein, whose product MPHPLYIAFIWHQHQPFYKSLVTGEYRLPWVRLHGTKDYLDLLLRLTRYPTFHHTINLVPSLLVQIEDYAQGRAMDPYLAVSLKPAADLSEWERHFVVTSFFDAHHRTMIDPYPGYRRLYEQMQTEGRAWCLENWSLQDFEDLLMWHNLTWLDPLFHDRPQVQGWWERGGGFTLADRQALWRLQREILAEIIPAHRRWQEAGVIELTTSPYTHPILPLLADTASARVAVPDLPLPQQRFCWPQDVAWQLEKAWAYHQQVFGRTPQGLWPSEQAVSPAILDPIARQGFRWLCSDEGVLAASLRRPIQRDSQGQVTDPDVLYRPYRLQTAAGELALVFRDHRLSDLIGFSYCHLPVETAVADLVGRLGQIHAQAQEQTTPADPWLVTIALDGENCWEYYPQDGGPFIEALLSALSQDDRFCGVTVSEFLAQFPPKATLDYLHSGSWIEASFTTWIGDPVKNRAWDYLGQARAALAAVANPPAIAWEALAAAEGSDWFWWFGAGHSSRLDPVFDALFREHLQALYQSLGQPPPPALDYPLEPEHYQGDYPPEGLIQPVIDGRGDEQDWSRAGLVRVGTARATMHQRHPIEAIRYGADHLHFYLRVDFQPGFVPAKADFSSLHVVWFYPGQVGQTSPIPLADVPDVPPCNYRFRHHLGVHLRERFCWLAVAGAGDTWIPQPTATQMALGNCLEIAVPWRELHVAPNWSVSLLLVLGQTGQFRGYLPERGLLNLAVP is encoded by the coding sequence ATGCCGCATCCCCTCTACATCGCCTTTATCTGGCACCAGCACCAACCCTTCTACAAAAGCTTGGTGACGGGGGAGTACCGGCTTCCCTGGGTGCGGTTGCATGGTACCAAGGATTACCTGGATTTACTACTGCGGCTGACCCGCTACCCCACCTTCCACCACACCATCAACCTAGTGCCGTCGCTGCTGGTGCAGATTGAGGACTATGCCCAGGGGCGGGCCATGGACCCTTACCTGGCGGTGAGCCTGAAACCGGCGGCGGACTTGAGCGAGTGGGAGCGCCACTTTGTGGTCACCAGTTTTTTTGACGCCCACCACCGCACCATGATTGACCCCTACCCCGGCTACCGACGCCTGTACGAGCAGATGCAAACCGAGGGGCGAGCCTGGTGCCTGGAAAACTGGTCGCTCCAGGATTTTGAGGATTTGCTGATGTGGCACAACCTGACCTGGCTAGACCCGCTGTTTCACGACCGCCCACAGGTGCAGGGTTGGTGGGAGCGCGGCGGTGGGTTTACCCTGGCGGACCGGCAGGCCCTGTGGCGGCTGCAGCGGGAGATTCTGGCTGAGATCATCCCGGCGCACCGGCGCTGGCAGGAGGCGGGCGTTATCGAACTTACCACCAGTCCCTACACCCATCCCATCTTGCCCCTGCTGGCGGATACGGCATCGGCGCGGGTGGCGGTTCCCGATTTGCCCTTGCCCCAACAGCGGTTCTGCTGGCCCCAGGATGTGGCCTGGCAGCTTGAGAAAGCCTGGGCCTATCACCAGCAGGTTTTTGGCCGGACGCCCCAGGGGTTGTGGCCGTCGGAGCAGGCGGTAAGCCCGGCGATTCTCGACCCCATTGCCCGCCAGGGGTTCCGGTGGTTGTGCAGCGATGAGGGGGTGTTGGCCGCCAGCCTGCGCCGCCCCATCCAACGGGACAGCCAAGGGCAGGTGACCGACCCGGATGTTCTCTACCGCCCCTATCGCCTCCAGACCGCCGCTGGCGAACTGGCGCTGGTGTTTCGGGACCACCGGCTGTCGGATTTGATTGGATTTTCCTACTGTCACTTGCCGGTGGAAACGGCGGTGGCGGATTTGGTGGGCCGGTTGGGGCAAATTCACGCCCAAGCCCAGGAGCAGACGACACCAGCGGACCCCTGGCTGGTGACGATTGCCCTGGACGGGGAAAACTGCTGGGAGTACTACCCGCAGGATGGGGGGCCCTTCATCGAGGCCCTGTTGAGCGCCCTCAGCCAGGACGACCGGTTTTGTGGGGTGACGGTGTCGGAGTTTTTGGCCCAGTTTCCCCCTAAGGCAACCCTGGATTACCTGCACAGCGGTTCCTGGATCGAAGCCAGCTTCACTACCTGGATCGGCGACCCGGTGAAGAATCGGGCCTGGGATTACCTGGGACAGGCGCGGGCGGCCCTGGCGGCAGTGGCCAACCCGCCAGCCATCGCATGGGAGGCCCTGGCGGCGGCGGAGGGGTCCGATTGGTTCTGGTGGTTCGGGGCGGGGCACAGTTCACGGCTGGACCCGGTGTTTGACGCCCTATTTCGGGAGCATTTGCAGGCGCTGTACCAGAGCCTGGGGCAACCACCGCCCCCTGCGTTGGACTACCCGTTGGAGCCCGAGCACTACCAGGGCGATTACCCGCCAGAGGGTCTCATCCAGCCAGTGATCGACGGACGCGGCGATGAGCAGGACTGGTCCCGCGCGGGCTTGGTACGGGTGGGGACGGCACGGGCGACCATGCACCAACGCCACCCCATCGAGGCCATTCGCTACGGCGCTGACCACCTGCATTTCTACCTGCGGGTGGACTTTCAACCTGGATTTGTCCCGGCCAAGGCCGACTTCTCCAGCCTGCACGTGGTCTGGTTCTACCCAGGCCAGGTGGGTCAAACCAGCCCAATTCCCCTGGCGGATGTCCCGGATGTGCCCCCCTGCAACTACCGCTTCCGGCATCACCTGGGCGTCCACCTACGGGAGCGGTTCTGCTGGCTGGCGGTGGCGGGGGCGGGAGATACCTGGATTCCCCAGCCCACAGCAACCCAGATGGCCCTAGGGAATTGTCTTGAAATTGCCGTGCCCTGGCGGGAGTTGCACGTAGCCCCTAACTGGTCGGTGTCTCTGCTGCTGGTGCTGGGTCAGACGGGCCAGTTTCGGGGATACCTGCCGGAGCGGGGGCTGTTGAACCTTGCGGTGCCGTGA
- a CDS encoding chlorophyll a/b-binding protein yields the protein MQRFWEKVNVNPTGEGTFGFTHFAEKWNGRLAMIGMVCLVIGEITTGKGQLAQMGIVGRGPALVVVLLLLAFTVATLLGYYAVGLAKQMAVTAPQGSTAPAPAGIPETGPSDPAPAAETPTS from the coding sequence ATGCAGCGATTTTGGGAGAAGGTGAATGTGAACCCGACGGGAGAAGGGACGTTCGGATTTACCCATTTCGCCGAGAAGTGGAACGGGCGCCTGGCCATGATTGGGATGGTTTGCCTGGTGATAGGGGAAATCACCACGGGCAAAGGCCAGTTGGCCCAGATGGGCATCGTCGGTCGTGGCCCGGCGCTGGTGGTGGTGCTGTTGTTGCTGGCGTTTACCGTGGCGACGCTGCTGGGGTATTACGCGGTGGGTTTGGCAAAGCAGATGGCCGTCACGGCACCGCAAGGTTCAACAGCCCCCGCTCCGGCAGGTATCCCCGAAACTGGCCCGTCTGACCCAGCACCAGCAGCAGAGACACCGACCAGTTAG
- a CDS encoding serine/threonine protein kinase, with protein sequence MRPGDMLAGRYQVVKVLGSGGFGTTYLARDTQRPGQPACVVKHLKPDSSDPFVVATARRLFNSEAEILEKLGKHDQIPSLLAYFEENGEFYLVQEFIEGHPLSQELQRGVPWPQEKVVQMLADVLTTLDFVHRNGVIHRDIKPDNLIRRKSDGKLVLIDFGAVKEIRDPQAAAQQRTGATVAIGTLGYAPAEQAQGKPQFASDIYSLGIVAICALTGKEPSQLESDPQTGELLWRTGVQVSHALATVLDRMVRYHYSKRYANAGEVLSALRSFHLLDMPTPQPTRATAVTTAAPAATGIRRSPPPTRIAAPPLFNSVVLKYGAITAVMLVVIGLLTIPFQTLVSQRARRVEPEPPASPSPSPVASPSPAPQPTTQTIGIELLPNSTFATERVLQPAETHLYTFTANPGAAPLELAIALTASDAAVTAALIGPDRQVRERLTNGQYPLTQAGQYSIRISGGKGTYRLQLRLLAPTPEPSPSPETEEEPLQPVLPGR encoded by the coding sequence ATGCGGCCAGGCGACATGTTGGCGGGGCGTTACCAGGTGGTGAAAGTCCTGGGGTCGGGTGGATTTGGTACAACCTACTTGGCGCGCGATACCCAGCGACCAGGCCAACCCGCCTGCGTGGTCAAGCACCTCAAACCCGACAGCAGCGATCCATTTGTGGTTGCTACCGCCCGCCGCCTGTTCAACAGCGAAGCTGAAATTTTGGAGAAATTGGGCAAGCACGACCAAATCCCCTCCCTGCTGGCCTACTTCGAGGAAAACGGCGAGTTTTACCTGGTGCAGGAGTTTATTGAGGGTCATCCCCTGAGCCAGGAACTGCAGCGGGGGGTACCCTGGCCCCAGGAAAAGGTGGTGCAAATGCTGGCCGATGTGCTGACCACCCTGGATTTTGTCCACCGCAACGGCGTGATCCACCGGGACATCAAACCCGACAACCTGATCCGCCGCAAATCCGATGGCAAGCTGGTGTTGATTGATTTTGGAGCCGTCAAGGAGATTCGCGACCCCCAAGCGGCCGCCCAGCAGCGCACCGGGGCCACCGTGGCGATTGGCACCCTTGGTTACGCACCGGCGGAACAGGCCCAGGGCAAACCCCAATTCGCGAGCGACATCTACAGCCTGGGGATTGTGGCGATTTGCGCCCTGACGGGGAAAGAACCGAGCCAACTGGAGAGCGACCCCCAGACGGGTGAACTGCTCTGGCGAACGGGGGTGCAAGTGAGCCATGCCCTGGCGACGGTGCTGGACCGCATGGTGCGCTACCACTACAGCAAACGCTACGCCAACGCCGGTGAAGTGCTAAGCGCCCTGCGCAGTTTTCATCTGCTGGACATGCCGACGCCCCAACCGACCAGGGCTACCGCCGTGACCACCGCAGCTCCAGCAGCTACAGGTATCCGTCGGTCGCCGCCGCCGACCCGCATCGCAGCGCCACCCCTGTTCAACAGCGTTGTTTTGAAATACGGCGCGATTACCGCAGTCATGCTGGTGGTAATCGGCCTTCTCACGATTCCCTTTCAGACCCTGGTCAGCCAGCGGGCGCGCCGCGTTGAACCGGAGCCACCAGCCTCCCCTTCCCCTTCGCCCGTCGCCTCGCCGTCACCTGCACCTCAACCAACGACCCAGACCATCGGGATTGAGTTGTTGCCCAACAGCACGTTTGCGACCGAACGGGTGTTGCAGCCAGCCGAGACCCATCTGTACACCTTTACGGCGAACCCTGGTGCGGCTCCGCTGGAACTGGCGATTGCCCTGACGGCTAGCGATGCCGCAGTGACCGCTGCGCTGATTGGCCCCGACCGCCAGGTGCGTGAGAGGCTGACTAACGGCCAGTACCCCCTGACCCAGGCGGGGCAGTACAGCATCCGCATTAGCGGTGGGAAGGGCACCTACCGCTTGCAGTTGCGGTTGCTCGCACCAACACCTGAACCCAGCCCTTCGCCGGAAACGGAGGAGGAACCGCTCCAGCCCGTGTTACCGGGACGCTAA
- a CDS encoding ferredoxin-thioredoxin reductase variable chain: MSQAIPFRVGQRVRVKTRVVVYHHPQHKGKPYDLQGQVGQVVEVIETWQGRPLTANLPIVVQFDPKFKAHFQPGELEPVD; this comes from the coding sequence ATGAGTCAGGCAATTCCGTTTCGTGTCGGTCAAAGGGTACGGGTCAAAACCCGCGTGGTGGTGTACCACCATCCCCAGCACAAAGGCAAACCCTACGACCTGCAGGGACAAGTGGGCCAGGTCGTGGAGGTCATCGAAACCTGGCAGGGCCGTCCGCTCACCGCCAACTTGCCCATCGTCGTACAGTTTGACCCCAAATTCAAAGCCCATTTCCAGCCGGGGGAACTCGAACCAGTGGATTAG
- a CDS encoding shikimate dehydrogenase, whose amino-acid sequence MITSRTRLLAVVGDPVHHSLSPLMHNAALAQAQIDACYVALPVAADQLGNVLAALWHTQWLGLSVTLPHKQRVMAYLTEVTPVAQAIGAVNTLYRGASGWCGANTDGVGFVQPLADWSGETAVVLGYGGAARAVVWGLQQRGCTAIHIFSRRPDQAVAPPARLHPWSDLDTYLPQADLVVNTTPLGMAPEVTRSPLTPEQLQQLPRGAWVYDLIYTPRPTQLLRWAAALGYRTQDGLAMLVGQGAAAWKYWFQQEAPLAVMTQTLEQYLQQMSASAAAGPTRDTQG is encoded by the coding sequence ATGATCACCAGTCGCACCCGTTTGCTGGCAGTTGTGGGTGACCCGGTTCATCACTCCCTTTCGCCTTTGATGCACAATGCTGCTTTGGCCCAGGCCCAGATTGACGCCTGCTACGTTGCCTTGCCCGTGGCGGCGGACCAGTTGGGGAACGTGCTGGCCGCCTTATGGCACACCCAATGGCTGGGTCTCAGCGTCACCCTGCCCCACAAACAGCGGGTGATGGCCTACCTGACCGAGGTCACGCCGGTGGCGCAGGCCATTGGAGCGGTGAATACGCTGTACCGCGGAGCGTCCGGTTGGTGCGGCGCCAATACGGACGGGGTGGGCTTTGTGCAGCCCCTGGCGGACTGGTCTGGCGAAACGGCTGTCGTGCTGGGCTACGGCGGTGCTGCGCGGGCGGTGGTTTGGGGATTGCAACAGCGGGGTTGCACGGCCATTCACATCTTCAGTCGCCGGCCTGACCAAGCTGTTGCGCCGCCTGCGCGTCTCCATCCCTGGTCGGACCTGGACACCTATCTCCCTCAGGCCGATTTGGTGGTGAATACCACGCCCCTGGGGATGGCGCCGGAGGTGACCCGCAGTCCCCTGACGCCGGAGCAATTGCAACAGCTCCCCCGCGGCGCTTGGGTATACGACCTGATTTACACCCCCCGCCCGACCCAACTGTTGCGTTGGGCTGCTGCTCTCGGATATCGCACCCAGGACGGCCTGGCCATGCTGGTGGGGCAAGGGGCCGCCGCTTGGAAATACTGGTTTCAGCAAGAAGCGCCCCTAGCGGTGATGACCCAGACCCTGGAGCAGTACCTTCAACAGATGTCCGCCAGTGCTGCTGCTGGCCCCACCAGGGACACCCAGGGGTGA